A genomic window from Anolis carolinensis isolate JA03-04 unplaced genomic scaffold, rAnoCar3.1.pri scaffold_13, whole genome shotgun sequence includes:
- the ttyh3 gene encoding protein tweety homolog 3 isoform X1: protein MAGASGSAGLSYSPPWWVSLLHRLPHFDLRWEAAGDEFRPEDAEYQQALLLLGGVALSCLALDLLFLLFYSFWLCCRHRKSEELNADCCCTAWCVIIATLVCSAGIAVGFYGNGETSDGIHRLTYSLRHANRTITGVQDRVRDTAVALNKTAEPYLGDLEVMFAKQTDYLHMVQKLQGLLDELVRQTTEIPFWKNDEVSLDELADRVNQYDWYRWLGYLGLLLFHVLICLLVLFGLIRNSKGILIGVCLLGVLALVVSWASLGLELAVAVGSSDFCVNPDAYISKVVEDNAVLTTDTLNYYLVCSAGSPNPFQQKLSGSHKALVEMQDDVLELMKSAVKEYPTSKEYLNRVQEVLNSTEINLQHLTALVDCRSLHLDYIQALTGFCYDGVEGLIYLVLFSFVTALMFSSIVCSVPHTWQQKRSSDEDAEDESTAQGNRQTHDNLYRVHMPSLYSCGSSYGSETSIPAAAHTVSNAPVTEYMTQNANFQNPRCENTPLIGRESPPPSLYLAAMDSSSHMSWQFKPSDSARTYW from the exons GCCCTGTTGTTACTGGGCGGCGTTGCTCTCTCCTGCCTTGCTCTggatctcctcttcctccttttctattCCTTCTGGTTGTGTTGTCGCCACCGGAAAAGTGAGGAGCTGAATGCGGATTGCTGTTGCACGGCCTGGTGCGTCATCATCGCAACACTCGTCTGCAG CGCTGGCATAGCTGTTGGCTTCTATGGGAACGGGGAGACCAGTGATGGCATTCATCGGCTAACATACTCCTTACGACATGCCAATCGCACCATCACCGGGGTCCAGGACAGG GTGCGTGACACTGCCGTTGCTCTGAACAAAACAGCGGAGCCTTACTTGGGAGACCTGGAGGTCATGTTCGCCAAGCAGACCGATTATCTCCACATGGTCCAAAAACTCCAGGGACTCCTGGACGAGCTGGTGAGGCAGACCACCGaaattcctttctggaagaacgACGAGGTCTCATTAGACGAGCTGGCCGATCGTGTCAATCAGTACGACTGGTACAG ATGGCTCGGCTACCTGGGCCTTCTCCTGTTCCATGTCTTGATCTGTTTGCTGGTGCTGTTTGGATTGATTAGAAACTCAAAAGGCATTCTTATAGG aGTGTGTCTTCTAGGAGTTCTTGCCCTGGTTGTGAGCTGGGCTTCTCTGGGTCTGGAGCTGGCTGTTGCGGTG GGTTCTAGTGACTTTTGTGTTAACCCTGATGCCTACATCTCCAAAGTAGTGGAGGACAACGCGGTGCTCACGACTG ATACCCTGAACTATTATCTTGTGTGCAGTGCTGGCTCCCCAAATCCCTTTCAGCAG AAGCTATCAGGAAGCCACAAAGCCCTGGTTGAAATGCAGGATGACGTGCTGGAGCTCATGAAGTCCGCGGTCAAGGAATACCCCACTTCGAAG GAGTACCTGAATCGAGTCCAGGAAGTCCTGAACTCCACAGAAATCAACCTGCAACACCTGACTGCCTTGGTGGACTGCCGGAGTCTCCATTTG GATTACATCCAGGCTCTGACGGGCTTCTGCTACGACGGGGTGGAAGGGCTCATCTACTTGGTCCTCTTCTCCTTTGTCACAGCCCTCATGTTCAGCTCCATCGTGTGCAGTGTCCCGCATACCTGGCAGCAGAAAAG GAGCTCAGACGAAGATGCAGAGGACGAGTCTACGGCTCAAGGGAACCGCCAAACGCATGACAACTTGTACAGGGTCCACATGCCCAGCCTCTACAGCTGTGGGAGCAGCTATGGCAGCGAGACCAGCATCCCAGCGGCAGCGCACACAGTCAGCAATGCTCCTGTCACAGAGTACAT GACCCAGAATGCAAACTTCCAGAATCCCCGCTGTGAGAATACTCCTTTGATTGGCCGGGAATCTCCACCCCCTTCT TTGTATTTGGCTGCCATGGACAGTAGCAGCCATATGAGCTGGCAGTTTAAGCCCTCGGACAGTGCTCGGACGTACTGGTAG